The Castanea sativa cultivar Marrone di Chiusa Pesio chromosome 4, ASM4071231v1 sequence ggtgaattttgacaaattcaccattgaattactttttcttcttataccttccatgcttgaaaattttctaaaaaattaataatcaatagttatgtcatcaataaattgtttaaattgtaagtttttgtagtttaaaataattcttaaaatataaacttatagatcatatagtaaataatatttgattgacacaaaatttgatatgtgtattaatattaagagcataaagaaaatacaatcTAAATATTAGATTTTCGAAATATTTAGTAATGTaaatgatattgagtaaggttgtagccttaaactacaaccaattttgtaactaaattttgtcaaaaaaaaaaaacacacacacgtATCCAAACAATTTAAAGTTAGCAAAATAGTTATAAATGGATTGACATGATATAATCTTGTTGTGATTACAAATGGTTCAACCGTTACAAATGAGGTTTATGAATGCTATATGTATGACATTAACCATGAAActaagtaaaatattttgttagaccattttggatatacattattataagtttctttaaaaactttctcccctctcttcatgtgtgtgtgtgttaaaatacttagtattctaaaaaaaaaaagtaaaatatattgttaataATTGTCTAAAAATACACAATAAGAAGTAATAAATGTTTAAATGTATGCCAAATTTATCATGATTGTGTATATTTTTCTTGGTATTTCatcataatttaattaactcttgtattaaaatatataattaaaaaccaatttttttaattaaatggcAAAATGAGTCATGTAATAGTATCAGATAACCAATTATAATCTATCATATAAAACAATTATGACAAAATATGTGTAAAAGTACgtgatattaaattatttttgaaattttattttacgtTAACACGTGCTagcctaaaaaataattaacaattttaataCTACACACTTTTATATTGATACTTTTTCACAATTGTTTTGTTATAACTTTTTACGTGATATACTGTGATCAATAGAGAAATTTTTACGTTATATATTGTGAtcgatagagaaaaaaaaaatgatgatttcACATGATAGTATGAGACAGTTAATCACAATCAACCAAATGGGGCACAGTTGTGGCGAAATATGTATGAAAGTATGTTGTAAattattccttaaaaaaaataaaaacaatatatataacaattttaaTACTACACACTTTTATATAGATACTTTCTCTCAATTGTTCTGTTATAACTTTTTACGTGATATACTGTGATCAATAGAGAAAAATTTGTACGTGATATATTGTGAtcgatagagaaaaaaaaaaatgatgatttcACATGATAGTATGAGACAGTTAATCACAATCAACCAAATGGGGCACAGCTGTGGCGAAATATATATGAAAGCATGTTGTAAATTActccttaaataaaaaaaaacaatatatataaatataaatatatttttatataagatagaatttatacttTAATCTAATTTAAGTGCATATGTGTGTAAAATGCCAAAGGCtttgtagttgaattgacacCTTCTCAGGTACAAAGTACTTGGGAGTCTAGGGAggaaagggttcgagctgcgAGGTTAGcagcatattataattatttctcaaaaaaaaaagtgtgtaaaaacctcattcctggagacttgaacccggTTCATGCCCCATAcccccacaaacatttatatttgtgaagtaACCACCACACCAAAAATATacagtaatatatatatatatatatatatatagagttttaataaatatttttcgcTTTTGATGACATCTCTTTACCATAATTAGAATACCAATTAGGTTTCAACCCATATACCTCtgcaactttttttattttaagagaagaaatcaaaaagaacatagaaagagagagtaacAAATCTGGACCGTCGATTTGCAGGACTAATCAGAAATCTCCGCCACCGTCACTGTCATCTAGGTTCTAATAACTAAAAAAACAGCCTATGGCTGAAAGTTAGTTCGTCAAATATTTCACTTTTACACTCTCTTATCACATTACTCCTCAAAAAAGATCTGACACAAGCACTCAAATCCAGACCCGATTACCCGAACAGAAAATATGGGCGGTAATATTCTCAACACTCTTCTCCCTACTTCTTCTCCTTCTAGCTCTGAAATTTTCGTAATCAATGTATGTTTTAAAATGTGAAGTTCTGAAATGGGTCTCtttgaaaatccaattttgatttgaaaaaaaatggtctCAGGTGTGAAACCGGGTACGGGTACGGGTACGGGTCAGAATTTGTGGCTGGCTACTGACCCGAGTAAGAGATGGGGCGagctcttcttcctcttctacaCTCCTTTCTGGCTCATTCTGTGTTTAGGCATTGTCGTTCCCTACAAACTCTACGAggttttgactttttattttttgtttttatttttttcttgtttcactAATTTTTAGTTTGCTGTTTGGTTGCTGCGAAAAGTTGGAAACACggcaagaaaacaacaaaaaacaatagttaaagaaaaagggtagttgtatttttacaattttgtcACTTGTAGATGTTCAATCATCAATGTAGCTGAATGATTTAACTTCATCCATTAATATCgtttgactttttcttttttacttagCTGGAATATAGTTCTTACTATCCATGAGATCTGCAATTTTGtccctgattttttttttttttttttttgaattttgttgtaagcaaaaaagaaaaaggtgctACATCAGAACTTTGTCAACTATGGATCTAAGCAAGAAACTGAGtggacaaaaattaaatttagaacaaattttagtgacaaaaagtgtactatacttttttttttttaataaaaaaaattgttacctTAATTGCATTTTACATGAGAATGGTAGTAAtgtctatcaaaaaaagaaaagaaaagagaatggTAATAATGTGtttttaatcttaaaatataaaatgacttctctttctctttctttaacaaattaTCTGTTATGCTTTGTGTAAAAAGTTAATTTTGGTAATTGACAGAGCTTTACAGAATTGGAGTACCTACTTTTGGGATTGGTTGCAGCGGTTCCTTCTTTCTTGACACCAATGCTCTTTGTTGGGAAGGTAAATTCTTTAActttttcaatcattttttactttttctattaatGGAGAAGTCCATGAAGATTGTTGGGTTGCATATCATTGTGATTTGTGTCATGTCTATTAGCATGTATGTACTATATTGTCCttgtattatatttgttttgtataGATTAAAGTATTCAGCTTTGTTCTTGAAATggcattttaaataaaattgttgagTTAGCATGGACCATGATGGGTGTATCCAAACTATATTGTAAGCTTTCATTTCCGAAAAATGTTATGAACTTTAAATTGACTATATTACCTGAGCCTTTTGTAATCCATGTGAATTGGGAACTgatggttatttttttaaagtgcaGTTGGGGAGAGTTATTAGTTGCTCAAAACATGGTTTATGTgctaattatttttctttttgggatcttTTTTGCAGGCTGATAGCTTTTTGCCTTTGAAGGATCGTTATTGGGTCAAGGCAAGTGTTTTTATGGGGTAacactttacttataataaTTATGAAAGGTTATAGAACAATGAAAATTGTTTCGGGGTCATGGATCTTCTGGATGATGTGTGCCTTGTTTTCACCATTGTTATGCTGAATTTACGGTCAGTTGCGATGGACCTAGAttttatagtcttttttttttcttttttttttgtattcctAACCTTGTATTGCATTGATAGaaatatgtaattttaaaatatgtgctTAGCATTCATTCTGAATAATTGGTTTATGACTTTGCTGATAAGAATTGCGTCCTTACATAAAGTTGAAAGTTCCTTATGTGGCTGCCTGAGCCAGACCTACTCttgattatgattttgtttAACCTAAAAACCCCAAGTCCTCAAGATGTTTCTAATATAAAATTGTTTGTTGCACAGGCACTTACCATCTTTACTGTACTCATGGGGTGTTAGTCAATCTCTTAGAACATGAATgttaaattactttattttcatGAATTACTGTAGTGTTTGAGTCATAATTtctaattaatgaaaaaaaaaatgcaggagTAATATTGCCAATGTATTTTTTACTTCACACAGAGCTACAAAAACtttcatttgaaatttgaagagCTGCATAAGCAATGTTATCTCCAAATGTTGTTCTTGTGAGATGAACTTATAACAATTTTCCTGCTTTTTAATcatctttgctttcttttttttttttcattttcttattacTAGCAAAGCCTGCGAtgaacttttctttttggtggtCTATACAACACTTCTTTGACATTTGAATAGGTCCTTATCTCCCTCTACCTAATTATAATGTCAATCCAGTGGCCCTGCATATCTACCTCTCAATGtgttaaactaattttttatggaTATTTATTCTTGGATTGaaagaaaaacttattttttttgcagGCCAGTTTATGGATTATACTCTTTAGCTATGTAGGGAATTACTTTTGGACCCACTATTTCTTCACAGTTTTGGGAGCTTCTTATACCTTTCCTTCATGGAAGATGAACAATGTAAGCATTGAAACAAGAAACATTCAATAGTTAGAAACAAGAAACGCTTAATTTAATAGTTAGACTACATGCTATCATTTCTAATCAGATTATTTGTTTCCCTGCAGGTACCACACACAACTTTCCTTCTCACACAcgtttgctttttattttatcatgtTACATCAAACATGACACTTCGCAGACTACGGCATTCTATTGCCAACTTGCCAGAGAAAGTTCAATGGATTTTTGAGGCTGCATGGATTTTGGCTCTTTCTTATTTCATAGCATACCTTGAGACTTTGGCTATTTCTAATGTATGTGATAACAAGGTTTTTGTTCCATTGTTATTATCAATTTCTTTTGTCTAAGCTTACTTAAACTCTGAATATATTGCTTAAACTctgaatatttttattactcTTCTCATTACTATTATGAAAGTCTGAATCTCTAGGGTGAATGTATAAATAAGTCTTCCTTTGTTCTTTTCTAgaaaaattgacacaattatTGCAACATGATGAGACtcaaaagtttgaaaatttgacaacatttATTGTAGAATACATGTTGCTGACCTTGACTAATCTGTTAAGGATCCATAATTGACCCCAACAAAATTTGGGACTAaggtttggttgttgttgtgaAATAGGCACAGTTTTTTGTTGTGATGcacttcatttcttttttctttctggaTGTTTCCCTTTTGAAGAACTAATTACATGCTGAGCATATCTGGGCCATGAGTGTATGATATAAAATTGTGGTAATgatgtttctgtttttttttttttgatcaaaTGGTAATGATGTTTCGTGTTGAATATGTGCAGTTCCCTTATTATGAATTTGTGGACCGATCATCCATGTACAAAGTTGGCTCCTTGTTTTATGCCATCTACTTCATTGTAAGCTTCCCTATGTTTCTGAGGTAAGAATTCTAATTTACAATTACTGGTGATTTCCTTCTCTTTCGCACTTGTATTGTtgtattaagtattaactaaTGCAATgctttacttataaaaataaagtatagTTGTATTGACCGATTAAATTGTCAGAAATAAGCGTTTGTTCATTGTGTTCGCATGTAAGGGTGCAAACTCTATAAATTTTCCTCTATCTTAGGTTAAAGAATACCCATAtggtttttcaaatttcaatatatttattGTTCTCTTGTATATACATTAGTTTTCCTGATGCCAATTCAACTACATGTGCAGAATTGATGAGAAACCTAGCAAACCATGGGACCTTCCGAGAGTGGCGGTTGATGCTCTGGGTGCTGCCATGCTAGTTACAATAATACTTGATTTGTGGCGCCTCTTTCTAGGACCTATTGTTCCTGTTTCAGA is a genomic window containing:
- the LOC142630300 gene encoding cycloeucalenol cycloisomerase, whose product is MGGVKPGTGTGTGQNLWLATDPSKRWGELFFLFYTPFWLILCLGIVVPYKLYESFTELEYLLLGLVAAVPSFLTPMLFVGKADSFLPLKDRYWVKASLWIILFSYVGNYFWTHYFFTVLGASYTFPSWKMNNVPHTTFLLTHVCFLFYHVTSNMTLRRLRHSIANLPEKVQWIFEAAWILALSYFIAYLETLAISNFPYYEFVDRSSMYKVGSLFYAIYFIVSFPMFLRIDEKPSKPWDLPRVAVDALGAAMLVTIILDLWRLFLGPIVPVSDSKQCLQPGLPWFPGHANET